ccaccatgcccggcctataaaTTTTCTAGTATCTTATACAAATGAAATCCTACATTACATTCATATGGAgcattttttgatatttatacATGTTAAGCGTATTCATTTTTTGTTGATGAAGAGTATTGCattgaatataccacaatttattaatctattaataaatattttgattgtTTCTAGTGTTGGACTAAAAAACTAACAAAGACccatgaacattcatatacaagtgtttatatgaatatatttagcAGAATTGCATTTGTTATACCTCCTTGTCCATGATGGTTATGGTGTATTTTAAAGATTAACCATTTTCATAGATGTGTTGTGGTCAGTgtggtttttaaatttgcatttctctaataattaatgATGCTGAATAagtttttatatgcttatttgttaTCTGTATATTTGGCCAAATTTCTaaatcttttccctttttttaaaaaaaaatcttatttttctattttaatagagttttaattttagaacattttaagatGTACAGAGAAATTGCAAATATAGTACAGAGATATCTCATTTACAAGCACACCTAGTTGTTActaatatatagtcatatattagtatacagcattatttacaattaGTGAAACAGTTTTGATACATTATTAAACTAAAGTACATCTTTGATTGAGATTTCCTCAGTTTTTACCAAAATACATGTTCTGTTCCAGAATTCCACCTaggataccacattgcatttattttattattttttattcttttatttattttttttcatgtgtctctaAATGTAACCACATTACAGTTAGTACTCACATTTCTTTAGGCTTGTCTTGCTTATGAGAATACTCATTTATTTtgatattgatttttaatttttttttttttagatagtcttgctctattgtccaggctggagtgcagaagcactttctttctttcttttttttttttttttttgagacggcgtcttgccctgtctcccaggctggagtgcagtggtgggatctcgactcactgcaacctctgcctactgggttcaaggattctcctgcctcagtctcctgagtagctgggattacaggcacctgccaccatgtctggctaatttttgtatttttaatagagatggggtttcaccatgttggccaggctggtcttgaactcctgacttcaagtgatctgcccacctcagcctctcaaagtgctggggttaccgGCGTGACCCACGGTGCCCAgccacttttagttatttttatttttattttgagtctccctccgtcacccaagctggtaagtaattctcgtgcttcaccctctggagtagctgggactacaggtgtgtgccacatggttggctaatttttgtatttgagacagggtttttgccatgttggccaggctggtctcgaactcctggcctcaagtcatcttgagtggatcacttgaggcatttgggagtgcctcagcctcccaaaacggtgggattacaggcgtgagccactgtgcccggcctgcacaTGTCTTTCTTACATGTGGACTCTCCAGGGGATTTATGCTGTTCAAGAAGCACCTGAATCAAactgtgctttaaaaatatttttaaaacattccatGATTCTTCATAGTACAAAAATGAGAAATCTCCCCTAAATCTCTAAAGAATtccctttttaaactttttgatttCCTGAACTTGTCTGAAGGACTTAACACAGTTATATAGAGTGTTCTTTGTGTAACAGTATCCATGACTTTCATTTTTAGCTCTGGTATTAGATCTTCCTGGACAAGAGCATTACTGGCCATGTGTATGTTGCTATCACAAATAACTAGTAGTTAATATTTCCTAAATCTTAGCAAGAGTTATGATAAATAGCTGAATTCCATGAAGAGAAAAGACTCATGGCATGACAACCAGATTAGGAAAGAGTGTTTTCCTTGTCCTGCAGGCAAAACAGAACTGAGAGATATGAGTATCACTCATGATGAGGACAAAAGGGCTGCGTGCTGGGAAACATGAGGCGACCAACACAGAGTTGGTCACTATCCACTGGCCTGGGTTTGCAACTACAGTTGTCCAAATTGTCAGAAAACTATGGactgaatagaaaacaaaaaaggagctCACCAGGACCATGATGGTGTGTGTGGCTCTGGCTTCCTGGGAAGGTCTGCAGGAGAGTCTGTTGCTGTGATTGTGTTGGACTTGCTGCTTGTGTCTGTAGAGGAAGAAGACCATGGAGCCACTGGCCCAGACCATGAAGCCCAAACTCATAAAATCAGGGGAAAAATATAAGACTGCATGTAATGAGCTAAATCTCTTTGATGCTTTGTAAGAACAGTATCCATAATTGTTTTTTGCACTACTGTTTTTGCTATTCAGTGGGCCATTCACTAATAGAAGAACAGATGCATTCATCAAGACATGGGGGGCCCAGCAGAGGAGACAACAGAAGTCAATAAACCTTGGGGATCTAATCTTGATCTCCATCCACCTGCATATACTGGGGTTGAGCTTAATGGCTTGGAATCCATTGAGAAGGCAGATGGTGCTGAGGGAAACTCTTGTGCCCACCCTGTGATAATAAAAGACAAACTTACATCCAGtgtcattcagcaaatatttcaaTCCAAAAGCTGCCATTGTCTGAGGTATCCCTTTAAAGAAAAGGACCATGGAGTTAGCCAAGGCCAGTTGGCTGAGAATCAAGTCCGTGGGTCTCAGCTTGTGTCCAGTGAACAAAATTAAGTtataaaaacaaaggagaaaggaaTTTCCCAGGATCCCAACTCCAGTCTGAATGAGGAAGCTAATCCCTGATTTTACTTTTCCAAAAGCCATTTCATCAAAATCTAGGGGATGTTGATTTTCATTGAGGTCTGAAGAATCAGTagaataaaaaagcagaaagaagtaTCTTGTCATCAGTGGAGACAGAAGTTTTAATGTGTCTCCAACcatattttctcatcttaaaCAGAAATTAAGATTGTCCCTGTTCGTGCAAAGGCAATTGCTTGTGTGTCCAACTGCAGAGAAGCAGGTGAATGAATGAGGGCTCAACCGCACAACAGATCCACAAATCAAACCTATAAAACTCAGGGCTTACACACATGCAACAAGTAAATACAAGCAAAACTAgggaaatatataaaaacagaacaCAGAAGAGTCAATATCATTAGAGTGATATTATACTATAGTTTGCAAAATGTAATCATGACGGAACCCTGGGTAATATGGACAGGgctttttctgtattatttcttatgacTGCTTGTGAGTCTACACTTATTTCAATAAAACCTTCAATTAAGTAGCCTGGAGatatgaaaagcaaaaataatacacCATAAAACCTTTTCCACACTAATATTTTAGTAAACACCATTGTTATTGATGCATTGAAACaaattttaggccgggtgcagtggctcacacctgtaattccagcacttcgggaggccaagatggagaccatcctggccaacatggtgaaaccctgtctctactaataatacaaaatactaataatacaaaaattagccgggcatggcggcgcgtgctagtcccagctactcgggaggctgaggcaggagaatcgcttgaacctgggaggcagaggttgcagtgagctgaaatcaaaccattgccctccagcctgggcgacagagcgagactctgtctcaaaaaaaaaaaaaaaagaaattaaaaaaacgCTACAATACAATTGGTAACAAGGCCTTCAGCACAGTACAAATGCTaacttgaagaatttttaaaaactataatttttgGAACAATCAACATTGCAtcatggtatattttattttaagcacatatatttctgttattttccacCGGACAGGTCTAGAGATTGTGAATTGACTCCGTAGAAATAACCATGACCACCTTGAGCCCACACATTTTTATCTCAATGCCATTTCTCACAAGTAAATGCAAAAGATCCTGAAAATAAATACTAATCCCAGAAACACCTAAGATATCCTTAAAACTTGTTAAATAGGAAATTCAATATGTTCCAGAAAGCTTGGGTTTATTTTTAGGGAAAGATAATTCAATTGGGAGGGAATTTCATTGCacaatattcatatatatcaATCACAAAAGAAATAGTAActgcggccaggcacggtggctcacgcttgtaatctcagcactttgggaggctgaggcgggtggattacaaggtcaggagatggagaccatcctggccaacatggtgaaaccccgtctctactaaaaatacaaaaattagctgggtgttgtggtgcgtgcctgtagtcccagctactcgggaggctgaagcctcctgggttcacgccattctcctgcctcagcctcctgagtagctgggactacaggcgcccaccaccacgcccggctagtgtgtgtgtgtgtgtgtgtgtgtgtgtgtgtgtgtttagtagagacggggttgcaccgtgttagccaggatggtctcgatctcctgacctcgtgatccgcccgcctcggcctcccaaagtgctgggattacagggatgagccacctcgcccggccataATTTAGATTCTTTTGGTGTCTCTATGGAATTGCTATCATCAGGGAAAATTATGAGGTATTTTCTCCCATGAATAACTACATCTCTTTAGGGGTGGAGCAATCAATAACACAGCAGTATCAAGATTCTCAGGcgagaggtggctcacgcctgtaatcccagcagtttgggaggccgaggctggtggatcagctgaggtcgggagttcgagaccagcctgaccaacagggagaaaccccgtctctactaaaaatacaaaaattagtcagaggtggtggcgcatgcctgtaatcccagctactcgggaggctgaggcaggagaatcgtttgaaccccagaggcggaggttgcagtgagccgagatcatgccattgcactccagcctgagcaacaagagtgaaactcggtctcaaaaaaaaaaaaaaaaaactcaggctCTGAGGTATGAAAACCTTTTAGATTCCCACAAACCACTTGTTGACAAatgtttttcctatttatatgaactcatcatttattTTCAAGATAGTTCCTGATTCTTTGCTTTAATCTCTTATTTTGCT
The DNA window shown above is from Homo sapiens chromosome 19, GRCh38.p14 Primary Assembly and carries:
- the VN1R1 gene encoding vomeronasal type-1 receptor 1, with product MVGDTLKLLSPLMTRYFFLLFYSTDSSDLNENQHPLDFDEMAFGKVKSGISFLIQTGVGILGNSFLLCFYNLILFTGHKLRPTDLILSQLALANSMVLFFKGIPQTMAAFGLKYLLNDTGCKFVFYYHRVGTRVSLSTICLLNGFQAIKLNPSICRWMEIKIRSPRFIDFCCLLCWAPHVLMNASVLLLVNGPLNSKNSSAKNNYGYCSYKASKRFSSLHAVLYFSPDFMSLGFMVWASGSMVFFLYRHKQQVQHNHSNRLSCRPSQEARATHTIMVLVSSFFVFYSVHSFLTIWTTVVANPGQWIVTNSVLVASCFPARSPFVLIMSDTHISQFCFACRTRKTLFPNLVVMP